Proteins encoded within one genomic window of Ranitomeya variabilis isolate aRanVar5 chromosome 4, aRanVar5.hap1, whole genome shotgun sequence:
- the LOC143764757 gene encoding uncharacterized protein LOC143764757, with the protein MDQVVSRRLWAEVAKSLWDGFDSASAKDKGTFMTKLRTRWRSMKDRFNKGLRAEEEQSRSGAAAAKSVPYKYNRQLQFLRPILGRRQTHSSTLQRAPPCEAELHGSPSEPSQPSHSDSRPAPPSSGEPAAGTSGFPLPEASGAPSFGNSRQRQRASDRSVMPEFLHLGTVFQNGFKALRDEMSSMGRRLEILEAELTNPAKHFLSTIAKGMVENLTPELQISVMQDCHNSYVRALQQSRVAQSATLPVVPSLASVTPTTAAESLQPPHPGPSAGRRHHSHHTSVRPTPAPARPSSSRRSASGGDAAEGREKKKRKHKRRHTDTHPEAQVLAAPGHTPSRRGSSHSRSSQGQPSQKRRRLVLPPPSSTDEAVSPVYPAGGLDLPSSLLQYGGSSSSTTPTLRSRTRSYRSPLVADVDPPSDVDTP; encoded by the exons atggaccaggtggtttctaggcgtttgtgggcagaggtggcaaagtcgctgtgggatggctttgacagtgcctccgccaaggacaaaggcaccttta tgacaaagttgaggaccagatggcgatccatgaaggaccgtttcaataaggggctgcgtgctgaggaggagcaatcgaggagtggtgctgctgcggccaagtcggttCCATATAAATACAACCGACAATTACAGTTCCTAAGAccaatccttggccgccgaca gacacacagcagcaccctccagcgagctcccccctgtgaagcggaacttcatggatcgccatctgagccgtcacagccatcccacagcgacagcaggcctgcaccaccatcatctggagaaccggctgccggtacgtcaggttttcccctgcccgaggcctctggcgcaccttcgttcgggaattcccgacagcgccagcgggcctcggacaggtcagtcatgcctgaatttttgcacttgggcacggtgttccagaacggtttcaaggcgttgagagatgaaatgtccagtatgggacggcgccttgaaatcctggaagccgagctcacaaatccggcaaaacattttttaagcacaattgctaagggcatggtggaaaaccttacgccggaactccagatttcggtgatgcaggactgccacaattcttacgtgagggctctgcagcagtctcgggtcgcgcagtcagcgacactgcccgtagtgccgtcgctggctagcgtgactccgactactgctgcagagtcactccagccaccccaccctggtccaagtgccgggcgacgccaccacagccaccataccagtgtgcggcccactcctgctcctgccaggccctcatcctcccgtaggagtgcttctgggggagatgccgccgaaggcagggaaaaaaaaaaaagaaaacataagaggaggcacacagacacacacccagaggcacaggttctggctgctccaggacacacaccatctcgtcgtggctctagccacagcaggagcagccagggccaaccaagccaaaaaagaaggcggcttgtgttgcctcctccctcctccactgacgaggcggtctccccagtgtaccctgcggggggtttggacctgccCTCAAGCCTCCTTCAGtatggcggctcctcctcctctaccactcCCACTCTCAGGTCCAGAACTCGAAGCTACCGGTCACCGCTGGTAGCGGATGTTGATCCACCCTCGGATGTTGATACCCCCTAA